Proteins co-encoded in one Methanobacteriaceae archaeon genomic window:
- the fdhD gene encoding formate dehydrogenase accessory sulfurtransferase FdhD produces MKIEEIDAITYKNNQHNEAREKVVKDETITLTINGTISRSLSAIEDSLKEFAVGYLFNENLVKSLEDIKKIEIDGVQINVEIDDTLLKTNETVLCSDSAGGWRSKIKEVHPVESDFQVNVKELIDRIEELKDNAEIWQATGGTHVAGIVYNGEFVVKEDVSRHVAVDKVIGYGILNGFDLNQSYVIYSGRMPADMVIKMTRAGVPVLASNAAPANSGYNIAKKGNITLVGFLRGQRCNIYNNQNRVIFD; encoded by the coding sequence ATGAAGATTGAAGAAATTGATGCTATAACATATAAAAATAATCAGCACAACGAAGCAAGAGAAAAAGTTGTAAAAGATGAAACCATCACACTAACAATAAATGGTACAATATCAAGAAGCTTATCTGCAATAGAAGATTCACTTAAAGAATTTGCAGTTGGATACCTATTTAATGAAAATCTCGTCAAATCATTAGAAGATATTAAAAAAATTGAAATTGATGGCGTACAGATTAATGTAGAGATTGATGATACCTTACTTAAAACAAATGAAACCGTATTATGTTCCGATTCTGCAGGAGGATGGAGAAGTAAAATTAAAGAAGTACATCCTGTTGAGTCTGATTTCCAGGTAAATGTCAAAGAATTAATTGATCGAATTGAAGAGTTAAAAGACAACGCTGAAATCTGGCAAGCTACCGGTGGAACACACGTTGCAGGAATCGTTTATAACGGTGAATTTGTTGTAAAAGAAGATGTAAGCCGTCACGTTGCAGTAGATAAAGTAATTGGTTATGGTATATTAAATGGTTTTGACTTAAATCAGTCTTATGTAATCTACAGTGGAAGAATGCCAGCAGATATGGTAATTAAAATGACCAGAGCAGGCGTTCCAGTATTAGCATCAAATGCTGCTCCTGCAAATTCCGGATATAATATTGCAAAAAAAGGAAATATTACTCTCGTTGGATTTTTAAGAGGCCAACGCTGTAATATATATAATAATCAAAATAGAGTAATTTTTGACTAA
- the hxlB gene encoding 6-phospho-3-hexuloisomerase yields MEIMKTSINAILDNIKNAEEFLDEETIDKFEDIIIESKNIFVTGAGRSGLAAKAFAMRLMHLGLSAYVVGETISPAIYEDDCIIAISGSGETNTIVSAAKIAKNRGSKVLAVTSYPESTLGKLSDAYVFVKGRTKKEVDDENYMKRQIHGNYTSLTPLGTAFELTTLVFLDAIVSELMEKMQQTESDLKARHTVLE; encoded by the coding sequence ATGGAAATTATGAAAACTTCTATTAACGCGATATTAGATAATATTAAGAATGCTGAAGAATTTTTAGATGAGGAAACTATTGACAAATTTGAAGATATTATTATCGAATCTAAAAATATCTTTGTTACTGGTGCTGGAAGATCAGGACTTGCTGCTAAAGCTTTTGCAATGAGATTAATGCATTTAGGTTTAAGTGCTTATGTTGTAGGAGAAACTATTTCTCCAGCTATTTATGAAGATGACTGTATTATTGCAATTTCAGGTTCTGGTGAAACAAATACCATCGTTTCTGCAGCAAAAATTGCTAAAAATAGAGGTTCTAAAGTATTGGCTGTAACTTCATATCCTGAGTCTACTTTAGGAAAATTATCTGATGCTTATGTTTTTGTTAAAGGAAGAACAAAAAAAGAAGTTGATGACGAAAACTATATGAAACGTCAAATTCATGGAAACTATACTTCCTTAACACCTTTAGGAACTGCTTTTGAGTTGACCACTTTAGTCTTTTTAGATGCAATTGTTTCTGAATTAATGGAAAAAATGCAACAAACTGAAAGTGATCTTAAAGCAAGACATACTGTATTAGAGTAA
- a CDS encoding LysR family transcriptional regulator, whose product MEFESKGLISLEIDGEVYGYRLFESLDSLSKTKSQRKSAKQLNISHTVFNRRILKAEEKLGIKLTKKVGNGTHLTREGLDLLEEFKKYAIQIEKTSTINIVGGHISTGLLDSIDLPFKTNIYSSNDEDAFELAKRGVVDILTLDDPLIAFERDINFYPIAYDYLVLISSPETKDIESISDLENLDFVSVSGSAQRLAWDSLKHYDININITETVNSQFEAYKLVKNSKNLHTFLNASYFKGNELLKFDTQHVISLVKVNEDKDDVDEFIRYLTNEGQNDIEKQGFSPM is encoded by the coding sequence ATGGAATTTGAAAGTAAAGGATTGATAAGTTTAGAGATAGATGGTGAAGTTTACGGATATAGATTATTCGAAAGTCTTGACTCCCTTTCGAAAACAAAATCTCAAAGAAAATCTGCTAAACAGTTAAATATTTCTCATACTGTTTTTAATAGAAGAATACTTAAAGCAGAAGAAAAATTAGGGATAAAACTTACCAAAAAAGTGGGAAATGGTACACATCTCACCCGTGAAGGATTAGACTTATTAGAAGAGTTCAAAAAATATGCAATCCAAATCGAAAAGACATCTACAATCAACATTGTTGGAGGTCATATCAGCACAGGTCTTTTGGACAGTATTGATTTACCTTTTAAAACAAATATCTACAGCAGCAATGACGAAGATGCATTTGAACTTGCTAAAAGAGGAGTTGTGGATATATTAACCCTTGACGACCCGTTAATTGCTTTTGAAAGAGATATTAACTTTTATCCAATAGCTTATGATTACCTTGTTCTTATTTCAAGTCCAGAAACAAAAGATATTGAAAGTATTTCAGATTTGGAAAATCTTGATTTTGTAAGTGTTTCTGGATCTGCTCAAAGGCTTGCATGGGACAGTTTAAAACATTATGATATTAACATAAACATCACCGAAACTGTAAACTCCCAGTTTGAAGCATATAAATTAGTTAAAAATTCCAAAAATCTACATACATTCCTTAATGCAAGTTACTTTAAAGGAAACGAACTTTTAAAATTTGATACCCAACATGTTATAAGTTTAGTTAAGGTAAACGAAGATAAAGACGATGTTGACGAGTTTATCAGATACCTAACAAATGAAGGGCAAAACGACATCGAAAAGCAAGGTTTCAGTCCGATGTAG
- a CDS encoding carbohydrate kinase family protein yields the protein MAKNRDLLAIGHSAHDYIIKVPEFPKANFSAPITNMKTFNGGAAANVACVGAKLGLKTSLVSAVGGDFKKTEYYEHMQNLDIDTDSLIIVPGESTPTAFVLTDDNSDQISYFYWGAAREFAQSKVPTSAIKNVEAVHLATGDPDFNWKCSEEAKDEDLLISFDPGQDLGMYDIKKLRDVIKNTTILFGNHHEIGRILESLEVDLDGLRELGPKIIVKTCGANGSEIYSDEDKIKIDAIKTEAIDPTGAGDSYRAGFLSRFLNGESLESSAKFASTVSSFIVEHQGCQTNMPTFDEAFERMNGFY from the coding sequence ATGGCGAAAAATAGAGATTTACTAGCTATTGGGCACTCTGCTCACGATTATATCATTAAAGTACCAGAATTCCCAAAAGCAAACTTTTCTGCTCCAATTACCAACATGAAAACATTCAATGGAGGAGCAGCAGCTAACGTTGCTTGTGTTGGTGCTAAATTAGGATTAAAAACATCTTTGGTTTCAGCGGTTGGTGGAGATTTTAAAAAAACAGAATACTATGAACATATGCAAAATTTAGATATTGATACTGACTCACTTATTATTGTTCCAGGCGAATCAACTCCTACTGCATTTGTATTAACCGATGATAATTCAGACCAAATCAGTTACTTCTACTGGGGTGCAGCTCGTGAGTTTGCACAAAGTAAAGTACCTACCTCCGCAATAAAAAATGTTGAAGCAGTACATTTAGCTACAGGAGATCCTGATTTCAACTGGAAATGTTCTGAAGAAGCAAAAGATGAAGATTTACTTATTTCATTTGACCCAGGTCAAGACCTTGGAATGTATGATATTAAAAAATTAAGAGATGTAATTAAAAATACAACAATTCTTTTCGGAAACCATCATGAAATCGGAAGAATCTTAGAATCTCTTGAAGTGGATTTAGATGGTCTTAGAGAATTAGGTCCAAAGATTATTGTTAAAACCTGTGGGGCTAATGGTAGTGAAATCTACTCCGATGAAGACAAAATTAAAATCGATGCTATTAAAACAGAAGCTATCGATCCAACTGGTGCTGGAGATTCATATAGAGCAGGATTCTTATCCAGATTCTTAAACGGCGAATCATTAGAATCATCTGCTAAATTCGCATCAACCGTTTCATCATTTATTGTAGAACATCAAGGTTGTCAAACCAACATGCCTACATTTGATGAAGCATTTGAAAGAATGAATGGATTTTACTAG
- the thiC gene encoding phosphomethylpyrimidine synthase → MTQISDAKKGILTEEMKHVAKIENVSEDFILKSVAKGTIVIPSNVNRDIEASGIGAGLRTKVNATVGTSTDIVDFDEEVKKAQIAIDHGADCLMELSIGGDLDVIRRRVLDMSPLPVGSVPVYQASIESIREHGSVVDMTEDDLFNAIEKQAKDGIDFMAIHSSINIETLTRLKRQGRVTGLVSRGGSFMSGWIVENEQENPLYSNFDYVLELAKEHDVVLSLANGMRAGSIADSTDRAQIQELIILGELIDRSREAGVQCMIEGPGHIPINEIPTNVMIQKKMCSNAPFYMLGPIVCDVAPGYDHIVSAIGAASSAKAGADFICYVTPAEHLALPNPEDVKEGVIATKIGAYAGDLATGQIDGSQDLAMAEARKRLDWEAQYECALFPDAARAKRDQRPPEEEDTCTMCGNFCAVKIVNEWLDKSDSDLIK, encoded by the coding sequence ATGACACAAATTAGTGATGCAAAAAAAGGAATATTAACTGAAGAAATGAAACATGTTGCAAAAATAGAAAATGTTTCAGAAGATTTTATTTTAAAATCTGTAGCTAAAGGTACTATTGTAATACCAAGTAACGTAAACAGAGACATTGAAGCTTCCGGTATCGGTGCAGGTCTTAGAACCAAAGTAAACGCAACCGTTGGAACTTCAACTGATATTGTTGACTTTGATGAAGAAGTTAAAAAAGCACAAATTGCTATTGACCACGGTGCAGACTGTTTAATGGAATTAAGTATTGGTGGAGACTTAGATGTAATCAGAAGAAGAGTTCTCGACATGTCCCCATTACCAGTTGGTTCTGTACCAGTATACCAAGCATCCATCGAAAGTATCAGAGAACACGGTTCTGTAGTTGACATGACTGAAGATGACTTATTCAATGCTATTGAAAAACAAGCAAAAGATGGTATTGACTTTATGGCAATCCACAGTAGTATTAACATCGAAACCTTAACCAGACTCAAAAGACAAGGCCGTGTAACTGGACTCGTATCCCGTGGAGGATCATTCATGTCCGGATGGATTGTTGAAAACGAACAAGAAAACCCATTATACTCAAACTTTGACTATGTCTTAGAACTTGCTAAAGAACACGACGTTGTTCTTTCACTTGCAAACGGTATGAGAGCAGGATCTATTGCTGATTCAACCGACAGGGCACAAATCCAAGAATTGATCATTTTAGGAGAATTAATTGATAGATCTCGTGAAGCTGGAGTACAATGTATGATTGAAGGACCTGGACACATTCCAATCAACGAAATCCCAACTAATGTAATGATTCAAAAGAAAATGTGTTCCAACGCTCCTTTCTACATGCTTGGACCTATTGTATGTGACGTAGCACCAGGTTACGACCACATTGTATCTGCAATCGGAGCAGCATCCTCTGCAAAAGCAGGTGCAGACTTTATCTGTTACGTAACTCCTGCAGAACACCTCGCTCTTCCTAACCCTGAAGACGTAAAAGAAGGAGTTATTGCAACTAAAATTGGAGCTTACGCAGGTGACTTAGCAACCGGACAAATTGACGGTTCACAAGATTTAGCTATGGCTGAAGCACGTAAAAGACTCGACTGGGAAGCACAATACGAATGCGCATTATTCCCTGATGCAGCACGTGCAAAAAGAGACCAAAGACCTCCTGAAGAAGAGGACACCTGTACCATGTGTGGTAACTTCTGTGCAGTAAAAATCGTTAACGAATGGTTAGACAAATCTGATTCTGACCTAATCAAATAG
- the lysS gene encoding lysine--tRNA ligase yields MTHWIENIATELAERDVEEHVIASGTSISGSIHIGNSCDIFIANAIGKKLRELGKQAKTIWIADDHDPLRKVPYPLPEDYDKYLGMPYSVIPCPDGCCDNFVEHFEKPLLTVMDDYGIEMETKSGFEMYKTGVYNDYIRTSLEHVDEIKEIFNEYRREPLADDWLPYNPICDECGRVNTTYAYDFDGDIIKYRCECGHDGEMDIKSGNGKLTWRVEWAARWKIFGTTCEPFGKDHAASGGSYDVSSIISEKIFDYPAPFPVPYEWITLDGEAMSKSHGVFFAPEEWLKIGPAESLNYYLFRSKPMKAKDFSPKMSFLDFIDQFDTVEKVFYGEEEAPSEKEGKKFKEIYEIVQINEGSPLPFRPPFRFLVNAYQIAGDDLEKIFGILKRNSQLSKSFKDKEFGDLNETELAQYRERVDNVIYWLDTYAPKFVKFQVQEKNIPKLPLTEDQDKFLADLADLMENNEFSEATELHDAMYEILEAQELKPQKGFQAIYKMILGQKQGPRAASFLLSLDKDFVIKRLRKEA; encoded by the coding sequence ATGACACATTGGATTGAAAACATAGCTACTGAATTAGCAGAAAGAGATGTAGAAGAACATGTTATTGCAAGTGGAACCTCCATTTCAGGTTCAATTCACATTGGAAACTCATGCGACATATTTATTGCTAATGCAATTGGAAAAAAATTAAGGGAACTCGGAAAACAAGCAAAAACCATCTGGATTGCAGATGACCACGATCCATTAAGAAAAGTTCCATACCCACTTCCTGAAGATTACGACAAATACTTAGGTATGCCATACTCCGTTATCCCATGTCCTGACGGCTGCTGTGACAACTTTGTAGAACACTTTGAAAAACCTTTACTCACAGTAATGGACGATTACGGAATTGAAATGGAAACCAAATCCGGTTTTGAAATGTACAAAACTGGAGTTTACAACGACTACATTAGAACCTCTCTCGAACACGTTGATGAAATCAAAGAGATTTTCAACGAATACAGAAGAGAACCATTAGCAGATGACTGGTTACCATACAACCCAATTTGTGACGAATGTGGACGTGTAAACACAACTTATGCTTATGACTTTGACGGCGACATCATCAAATACAGATGTGAATGTGGCCACGACGGTGAAATGGATATCAAATCAGGTAACGGTAAACTTACCTGGAGAGTAGAATGGGCTGCAAGATGGAAAATCTTCGGAACCACATGTGAACCATTCGGAAAAGACCACGCAGCTAGTGGCGGATCCTACGATGTAAGTAGCATTATTTCAGAAAAAATCTTTGATTACCCTGCACCATTCCCAGTACCATACGAATGGATTACTCTCGATGGTGAAGCAATGAGTAAATCTCACGGAGTATTCTTTGCTCCAGAAGAATGGTTAAAAATTGGACCTGCAGAAAGTCTTAACTACTACTTGTTCAGATCCAAACCAATGAAAGCAAAAGACTTCTCACCAAAAATGTCTTTCTTAGACTTTATCGACCAATTTGATACCGTTGAAAAAGTATTCTACGGTGAAGAAGAAGCACCATCTGAAAAAGAAGGTAAAAAATTCAAAGAAATCTATGAAATCGTACAAATCAACGAAGGTAGTCCTTTACCATTCAGACCACCTTTCAGATTCCTCGTTAACGCTTACCAAATTGCTGGAGACGACTTAGAAAAAATCTTTGGAATTTTAAAAAGAAACTCCCAATTATCAAAAAGCTTTAAAGACAAAGAATTTGGCGACTTAAATGAAACTGAATTAGCTCAATATCGTGAAAGAGTTGACAACGTAATTTACTGGTTAGATACTTATGCACCTAAATTCGTAAAATTCCAAGTGCAAGAGAAAAACATTCCAAAATTACCGTTGACCGAAGATCAAGACAAATTCTTAGCTGACTTAGCTGACTTGATGGAAAACAATGAATTCTCAGAAGCAACTGAATTGCACGATGCAATGTATGAAATCTTAGAAGCACAAGAATTAAAACCTCAAAAAGGATTCCAAGCTATTTACAAAATGATTCTTGGTCAAAAACAAGGTCCAAGAGCAGCTTCATTCTTGTTAAGTTTAGACAAAGATTTCGTTATTAAAAGATTGAGAAAAGAAGCTTAA